Proteins encoded within one genomic window of Alosa alosa isolate M-15738 ecotype Scorff River chromosome 24, AALO_Geno_1.1, whole genome shotgun sequence:
- the si:ch73-335l21.2 gene encoding RING finger domain-containing protein: MSEAPGVIQNMGLSGETHAQEQAPAQGDATEVECPICYQEYNQCGKCPRMLECLHVFCTECLQQIQLSSSPCSQEPDATPSISCPLCRHKTPLKAGDALSLPPNSSILSRLQPMSFCVAQRVVVSLEQRDARFIILPTVSLRVEQMTEEEEERSRRAGELRPLRVGSGQQRRTLLCVQMLAVVFWVVFVLTCVIAVVFGPSLFHIRQPGGK, encoded by the coding sequence ATGTCGGAGGCACCAGGGGTCATCCAAAACATGGGGCTCTCCGGTGAGACTCATGCCCAGGAGCAGGCACCCGCGCAGGGTGACGCCACCGAGGTGGAGTGCCCCATATGCTACCAGGAGTACAACCAGTGTGGCAAGTGCCCCCGGATGCTGGAGTGCTTGCACGTCTTCTGCACCGAGTGCCTGCAGCAGATCCAACTGTCTTCCTCCCCCTGCTCCCAAGAGCCGGACGCCACACCGTCTATCTCTTGCCCGCTCTGCCGCCACAAGACCCCCCTGAAGGCCGGCGATGCCCTCTCCTTGCCCCCCAACTCGAGCATCCTGTCCCGCCTACAGCCCATGTCCTTCTGCGTGGCCCAGCGGGTGGTGGTGTCGCTGGAGCAGCGTGACGCCCGCTTCATCATCCTCCCCACGGTCAGCCTGCGGGTCGAGCAGATgaccgaggaggaggaggagaggtcaaGGAGGGCCGGGGAGCTGAGGCCGCTGCGCGTGGGCAGTGGGCAGCAGCGCCGGACCCTGCTTTGTGTCCAGATGCTGGCCGTGGTCTTCTGGGTCGTCTTTGTGCTGACCTGTGTGATCGCCGTGGTGTTTGGACCCAGCCTTTTCCACATCCGACAGCCAGGAGGAAAGTAA